A genome region from Pseudorca crassidens isolate mPseCra1 chromosome 20, mPseCra1.hap1, whole genome shotgun sequence includes the following:
- the LOC137215224 gene encoding zinc finger protein 585A: MTMPANWTSHQKSLGLAPEEHGSSCEGSVSFRDVAVDFSREEWQQLDLDQKNLYRDVMLETYSHLLSVGYQVPETEVFMLEQGKEPWALQGESPHQSCPEELWQIDDQIESYQQKEKSLRDVAFIKKILTIKRDYEYKDRKIIHVSQNIPFPKRPHQCDLYGSALSHNLDLHSHNRNSGSKNINKITEYGKISSCTKHECTPTGEKLWGHNQCGKILSYKQVPCQHQKSHTGAKSYECAEFGNIFTQKSQLKVHLKVHTGEKLYVCIDCGKAFVQKPEFITHQRTHTREKPYKCSECGKAFFQVSSLFRHQRIHTGEKLYECSECGKGFSYNSDLSIHQKIHTGERHHECSDCGKAFTQKSTLKMHQKIHTGERSYICIECGQAFIQKTHLIAHRRIHTGEKPYECSNCGKSFISKSQLQVHQRTHTRMKPSICNEYGKVFNNSSNLNTHKKVQMREKSSICTECGKAFTYRSELIIHQRIHTGEKPYECSDCGKAFTQKSALTVHQRIHTGEKSYICMKCGLAFIQKAHLIAHQIIHTGEKPYKCGNCGKSFTSKSQLHVHKRIHTGEKPYMCTKCGKAFTNRSNLITHQKTHTGEKSYICPKCGKAFTQRSDLITHQRIHTGEKPYECNTCGKAFTQKSHLNIHQKIHTGERQYECHECGKAFNQKSILIVHQKIHTGEKPYVCTECGRAFIRKSNFITHQRIHTGEKPYECSDCGKSFTSKSQLLVHRPIHTGEKPYVCAICGKAFSGRSNLSKHQKTHTGEKPYICSECGKTFRQKSELIIHHRIHTGEKPYECSDCGKSFTKKSQLQVHQRIHTGEKPYVCAECGKAFTDRSNLNKHQTTHTGDKPYKCVVCGKGFVQKSVLSMHQSIHT; encoded by the exons GGATCAGTGTCCTTCAGGGATGTGGCTGTAGATTTCAGCAGAGAGGAGTGGCAGCAGCTAGACCTTGATCAGAAAAACCTGTACCGGGATGTGATGCTGGAGACCTATAGCCACCTGCTCTCAGTAG GGTATCAAGTTCCTGAAACAGAGGTTTTCATGTTGGAGCAAGGAAAGGAGCCATGGGCACTGCAGGGTGAGAGCCCACATCAGAGCTGTCCAG AAGAATTGTGGCAGATTGATGACCAGATAGAGAgctatcaacaaaaagaaaaatctttaagagATGTTGCTTTCATCAAGAAAATATTGACTATAAAGAGGGATTATgaatataaagacagaaaaataattcatgtgAGCCAAAACATTCCTTTCCCAAAGAGACCTCATCAGTGTGACTTATATGGAAGTGCTTTAAGCCATAATTTAGATTTACACAGTCATAATAGAAACAGTGGATCAAAGAACATTAATAAGATTACTGAATATGGTAAAATTTCTTCCTGTACTAAACATGAGTGTACTCCAACAGGAGAGAAATTATGGGGCCATAATCAATGTGGAAAAATCCTCAGCTATAAACAAGTACCCTGTCAACATCAGAAAAGTCATACTGGGGCAAAATCTTATGAATGTGCTGAATTTGGAAATATCTTCACCCAGAAGTCACAACTCAAGGTACATCTGAAAGTGCATACAGGAGAAaaactgtatgtatgtattgaCTGTGGGAAGGCTTTTGTACAGAAGCCAGAATTCATTACACATCAGAGAACTCATACTAGAGAGAAGCCCTataagtgcagtgaatgtgggaaagcctttttCCAAGTATCTTCTCTTTTCaggcatcagagaattcatactggagaaaaactctatgaatgcagtgaatgtgggaaaggcTTCTCTTATAACTCAGATCTTAGTATACATCAgaaaattcatactggagagagacACCATGAGTGCAGTGATTGTGGCAAAGCATTCACGCAGAAGTCCACACTCAAGATGCATCAGAAAATTCATACAGGCGAGAGATCCTATATATGTATTGAATGTGGACAGGCCTTCATCCAGAAGACACACTTGATTGCGCACCgaagaattcatactggagaaaaaccatatgaatgCAGTAACTGTGGGAAGTCCTTCATTTCCAAGTCACAACTGCAGGTACACCAACGAACTCACACAAGAATGAAACCGTCTATATGCAACGAATATGGGAAGGTTTTCAACAATAGTTCCAACCTCAATACACATAAGAAAGTACAAATGAGAGAGAAATCTTCCATATGTACTGAATGTGGTAAGGCCTTTACGTACAGGTCAGAGTTGATTatacatcagagaattcacaccggagagaaaccttatgaatgcAGTGATTGTGGAAAAGCCTTCACTCAGAAGTCAGCACTCACAgtgcatcagagaattcatacaggagaaaaatcatatatatgcATGAAATGTGGGCTAGCCTTCATCCAGAAGGCACACTTGATTGCCCATCAAATAattcatacaggagagaaaccttataaatGTGGTAATTGTGGGAAATCCTTTACTTCCAAGTCACAACTTCACGTGCATAAACgaattcacacaggagagaaaccttataTGTGCACTAAATGTGGGAAGGCATTTACCAACAGGTCAAATCTCATTACACATCAGAAAACTCATACAGGAGAGAAATCCTATATATGTCCTAAATGTGGCAAGGCCTTCACACAAAGGTCAGACTTGATTacacatcagagaattcatactggggaGAAACCTTATGAATGCAATACCTGTGGAAAAGCCTTCACCCAGAAGTCACACCTCAATATACACCAGAAAATTCACACTGGAGAGAGACAATATGAATGccatgaatgtgggaaagccttcaacCAGAAATCAATACTCATTGTGCATCAGAAAattcatacaggagagaaaccctatgtgTGCACTGAGTGTGGAAGAGCCTTCATCCGGAAGTCAAACTTTATTactcatcagagaattcatactggggaGAAACCTTATGAATGCAGTGATTGTGGGAAATCTTTCACGTCCAAGTCTCAGCTCCTGGTGCATCGACCaattcacacaggagaaaaaccatatgtgtgtgctatatgtgggaaagcctttagtGGCAGGTCAAATCTCAGTAAACATCAGAAAACTCATACCGGAGAAAAGCCCTACATTTGTTCTGAATGTGGAAAGACTTTCAGACAAAAGTCAGAACTGATTATACATCATAggattcatactggagagaaaccttatgaatgcAGTGACTGTGGTAAATCGTTCACTAAGAAATCACAGCTCCAAGTGCATCAACgaattcacacaggagagaagcctTATGTGTGTGCTgagtgtgggaaggccttcaCTGACAGATCAAATTTGAACAAACACCAGACAACACACACTGGAGACAAACCCTATAAGTGTGTAGTCTGTGGGAAAGGCTTTGTTCAGAAATCAGTTCTCAGCATGCATCAGAGTATTCACACTTGA